The Aquincola tertiaricarbonis genomic sequence GCTGCTGCGCACCGGCGACGCCCGCCAGCAGGGCGTGCGCGTGTTCGTGGTGGATGCGGAGGGACAGGCCATCCTCCACCCGCCGGATGCCGACCGCGCCCTGACGCCGGCCCTGGAAACGCTGCAGGCCGGCCCGAGGGTGCTGGAATGGCAGGACGGCACCGACTACCTGACCGCGGCCATCTCGGTGCATCCGCAATCGCGGACCAACCAGCTGGGCTGGCGCGTGGTGGTGCGTCAGCCGGCCGCGGTGGCACTGGCCGCCGCCTACGAAGCCCAGCGCGTGGTGTGGTGGTCGGGCCTGGTGGTGGCCCTGCTGGCCGCGGCCGTGGCCTGGTGGGCCGCCGGCAGCCTGAGCCGGCCGCTCACCGCCATCCATGAGGCGGCGCTGCGCATCGGCGCCGGCGAGGCCGACGTGCGCCTGCCCACGCCCAGCGGCGCCAGCGAGGTGCGCGGCCTGGGCACCGCGCTGGCCGGCATGATGGCCACGCTGGCCGCGCGCGAGGCCTCGCTGCGTGAAGCCAACGAGACGCTGGAAGCCCGCGTGGCCGAGCGCACCCAGGCCCTGGCGCATGCCAATGCCGAGCTGAACCAGCTGGCACGGCGCGACGCCCTCACCGGCCTGCCCAACCGGCGCGCCGCCGACGAACGGCTGGCCAGCGAGCTGAGCCGCCACCGCCGCAACCACCAGCCGCTGACGCTGCTGGGCATCGACATCGACCACTTCAAGCGGGTGAACGACACCCACGGCCATGCCGCGGGCGACGCCACGCTGGTGCAGGTGGCGCAACTGCTGCAACGCACGTTGCGCAGCACCGACTTCGTGGCCCGCACCGGCGGCGAGGAATTCCTGGTGCTGCTGCCCGAGACCGACACCGAAGGCGGCCAGCAGGTGGCCGAGAAGCTGCGGGCGGCCGTCGAGGCGCTGACGCTGGAGACGGTGGGCTCGGTGACGATCAGCGTGGGCATGACCAACCGTGCCCACACCTACCGCGATGGCGCTGCGGCCACCCATGCCGCCGATGTGGCGCTGTACGCCGCCAAGCGCGGCGGCCGCAACCGGGTGGTGGCCTTCGAGGACGCCTCGCGCATCACCGACAGCGTGCTCGACGCCTTCGCCTAGGACTTCGCCTAGAACTTCGCTTAGGAACCCGCGCGGGCTGCTGCCGGGGCTTCCAGGTCGCCGTAGTTGCTGGCCTGGGCGCAGCGGTTGCGCCCGCGGTGCTTGGCGTCGTACAGCGCGGCATCGGCCGAGGCCATGAACGAATCGGCACGGCCATCGACGCTGGGCGAGCGCAACGCCAGCCCCAGGCTGATGGTGACCACGCCACGCTCGGTGGCGCCATGCGGCAGCGCCATCGCTTCCACCGCCTGCCGCAGCCCTTCGGCCACCCGCTGGCATTGCGCGGCCGAGTCGGCCTGCACCAGCACGGCGAACTCTTCGCCGCCGATGCGGCCCAGGAAGGCCTGCGGCGGCAGGTGCTCGCGCATGGCCTCGCCCACGCGCTTCAGGCAGGCATCGCCCGCCGGGTGGCCGTACAGGTCGTTGTACTGCTTGAAGTTGTCCACGTCGATCAGCACCAGCGCCAGCCAGCGGCGGGTCAGCGCCGCTTCCTGCCAGCGGCTGGGCATGGCCAGGTCGAAGG encodes the following:
- a CDS encoding sensor domain-containing diguanylate cyclase; the protein is MFNSFRVRLAFIMATLLALTTSSLSWMLGAAMSHQLAAEQGRALDNLARGIAAVMAEGMDTRLGEIARVAQGGLLPMVRSDGSLAVTDADLDRIAANRTHYSWIGVARPDGVVVAATGHLLVGANVSERPWFAHGLQGLYTGDVHKAKLLAAMLAPSADGSPPRFIDFAAPLTDPQGRVVAVIGAHVNWDWGREVISLLRTGDARQQGVRVFVVDAEGQAILHPPDADRALTPALETLQAGPRVLEWQDGTDYLTAAISVHPQSRTNQLGWRVVVRQPAAVALAAAYEAQRVVWWSGLVVALLAAAVAWWAAGSLSRPLTAIHEAALRIGAGEADVRLPTPSGASEVRGLGTALAGMMATLAAREASLREANETLEARVAERTQALAHANAELNQLARRDALTGLPNRRAADERLASELSRHRRNHQPLTLLGIDIDHFKRVNDTHGHAAGDATLVQVAQLLQRTLRSTDFVARTGGEEFLVLLPETDTEGGQQVAEKLRAAVEALTLETVGSVTISVGMTNRAHTYRDGAAATHAADVALYAAKRGGRNRVVAFEDASRITDSVLDAFA